From Pan paniscus chromosome 9, NHGRI_mPanPan1-v2.0_pri, whole genome shotgun sequence, the proteins below share one genomic window:
- the RBM14 gene encoding RNA-binding protein 14 isoform X2, giving the protein MKIFVGNVDGADTTPEELAALFAPYGTVMSCAVMKQFAFVHMRENAGALRAIEALHGHELRPGRALVVEMSRPRPLNTWKIFVGNVSAACTSQELRSLFERRGRVIECDVVKDYAFVHMEKEADAKAAIAQLNGKEVKGKRINVELSTKGMVPTGV; this is encoded by the exons ATGAAGATATTCGTGGGCAACGTCGACGGGGCGGATACGACTCCGGAGGAGCTGGCAGCCCTCTTTGCGCCCTACGGCACGGTCATGAGCTGCGCCGTCATGAAACAGTTCGCCTTCGTGCACATGCGCGAGAACGCGGGCGCGCTGCGCGCCATCGAAGCCCTGCACGGCCACGAGCTGCGGCCGGGGCGCGCGCTCGTGGTGGAGATGTCGCGCCCAAGGCCTCTTAATACTTGGAAGATTTTCGTGGGCAATGTGTCGGCTGCATGCACGAGCCAGGAACTGCGCAGCCTCTTCGAGCGCCGCGGACGCGTCATCGAGTGTGACGTGGTGAAAG ACTACGCGTTTGTTCACATGGAGAAGGAAGCAGATGCCAAAGCCGCAATCGCGCAGCTCAACGGCAAAGAAGTGAAGGGCAAGCGCATCAACGTGGAACTCTCCACCAAGG GTATGGTTCCGACCGGCGTTTAG
- the RBM14 gene encoding RNA-binding protein 14 isoform X1: MKIFVGNVDGADTTPEELAALFAPYGTVMSCAVMKQFAFVHMRENAGALRAIEALHGHELRPGRALVVEMSRPRPLNTWKIFVGNVSAACTSQELRSLFERRGRVIECDVVKDYAFVHMEKEADAKAAIAQLNGKEVKGKRINVELSTKGQKKGPGLAVQSGDKTKKPGAGDTAFPGTGGFSATFDYQQAFGNSTGGFDGQARQPTPPFFGRDRSPLRRSPPRASYVAPLTAQPATYRAQPSVSLGAAYRAQPSASLGVGYRTQPMTAQAASYRAQPSVSLGAPYRGQLASPSSQSAAASSLGPYGGAQPSASALSSYGGQAAAASSLNSYGAQGSSLASYGNQPSSYGAQAASSYGVRAAAASYNTQGAASSLGSYGAQAASYGAQSAASSLAYGAQAASYNAQPSASYNAQSAPYAAQQAASYSSQPAAYVAQPATAAAYASQPAAYAAQATTPMAGSYGAQPVVQTQLNSYGAQASMGLSGSYGAQSAAAATGSYGAAAAYGAQPSATLAAPYRTQSSASLAASYAAQQHPQAAASYRGQPGNAYDGAGQPSAAYLSMSQGAVANANSTPPPYERTRLSPPRASYDDPYKKAVAMSKRYGSDRRLAELSDYRRLSESQLSFRRSPTKSSLDYRRLPDAHSDYARYSGSYNDYLRAAQMHSGYQRRM, translated from the exons ATGAAGATATTCGTGGGCAACGTCGACGGGGCGGATACGACTCCGGAGGAGCTGGCAGCCCTCTTTGCGCCCTACGGCACGGTCATGAGCTGCGCCGTCATGAAACAGTTCGCCTTCGTGCACATGCGCGAGAACGCGGGCGCGCTGCGCGCCATCGAAGCCCTGCACGGCCACGAGCTGCGGCCGGGGCGCGCGCTCGTGGTGGAGATGTCGCGCCCAAGGCCTCTTAATACTTGGAAGATTTTCGTGGGCAATGTGTCGGCTGCATGCACGAGCCAGGAACTGCGCAGCCTCTTCGAGCGCCGCGGACGCGTCATCGAGTGTGACGTGGTGAAAG ACTACGCGTTTGTTCACATGGAGAAGGAAGCAGATGCCAAAGCCGCAATCGCGCAGCTCAACGGCAAAGAAGTGAAGGGCAAGCGCATCAACGTGGAACTCTCCACCAAGGGTCAGAAGAAGGGGCCTGGCCTGGCTGTCCAGTCTGGGGACAAGACCAAGAAACCAGGGGCTGGGGATACGGCCTTCCCTGGAACTGGTGGCTTCTCTGCCACCTTCGACTACCAGCAGGCTTTTGGCAACAGCACTGGTGGCTTTGATGGGCAAGCCCGTCAGCCCACACCACCCTTCTTTGGTCGCGACCGCAGCCCTCTGCGCCGTTCACCTCCCCGAGCCTCTTATGTGGCTCCTCTGACGGCCCAGCCAGCTACCTACCGGGCCCAGCCGTCAGTGTCACTGGGAGCTGCCTACAGGGCCCAGCCTTCTGCCTCTTTGGGTGTTGGCTATCGGACTCAGCCCATGACAGCCCAGGCAGCCTCTTACCGCGCTCAGCCCTCTGTCTCCCTTGGGGCACCATACAGGGGCCAGCTGGCTAGTCCTAGCTCCCAGTCTGCTGCAGCTTCTTCACTCGGCCCATATGGTGGAGCCCAGCCCTCAGCCTCGGCCCTTTCCTCCTATGGGGGTCAGGCAGCTGCAGCTTCTTCGCTCAACTCCTATGGGGCTCAGGGTTCCTCCCTTGCCTCCTATGGTAACCAGCCATCCTCTTACGGCGCCCAGGCTGCCTCTTCCTATGGGGTTCGTGCAGCTGCTGCTTCCTACAACACCCAGGGAGCAGCTTCCTCCTTAGGCTCCTACGGGGCTCAGGCAGCCTCCTATGGGGCCCAGTCTGCAGCCTCCTCACTAGCTTATGGAGCCCAGGCAGCTTCATATAATGCCCAGCCCTCGGCCTCTTACAATGCCCAGTCTGCCCCATATGCTGCACAGCAGGCTGCTTCCTACTCTTCCCAACCTGCTGCCTATGTGGCACAGCCAGCCACAGCTGCTGCCTATGCCAGCCAGCCAGCAGCCTACGCCGCACAGGCCACTACCCCAATGGCTGGCTCCTATGGGGCCCAGCCGGTTGTGCAGACCCAGCTGAATAGTTACGGGGCCCAAGCATCAATGGGCCTTTCAGGCTCCTATGGGGCTCAGTCGGCTGCTGCGGCCACTGGCTCCTATGGTGCCGCAGCAGCCTACGGGGCCCAACCTTCTGCCACCCTGGCAGCTCCTTACCGCACTCAGTCATCAGCCTCATTGGCTGCTTCCTATGCTGCCCAGCAGCATCCCCAGGCTGCTGCCTCCTACCGCGGCCAGCCAGGCAATGCCTACGATGGGGCAGGTCAGCCGTCTGCAGCCTACCTGTCCATGTCCCAGGGGGCCGTTGCCAACGCCAACAGCACCCCGCCGCCCTATGAGCGTACCCGCCTCTCCCCACCCCGGGCCAGCTACGACGATCCCTACAAAAAGGCTGTCGCCATGTCGAAAAG GTATGGTTCCGACCGGCGTTTAGCCGAGCTCTCTGATTACCGCCGTTTATCAGAGTCGCAGCTTTCGTTCCGCCGCTCGCCGACAAAGTCCTCGCTGGATTACCGTCGCCTGCCCGATGCCCATTCCGATTACGCACGCTATTCGGGCTCCTATAATGATTACCTGCGGGCGGCTCAGATGCACTCTGGCTACCAGCGCCGCATGTAG
- the RBM14 gene encoding RNA-binding protein 14 isoform X3 produces the protein MKIFVGNVDGADTTPEELAALFAPYGTVMSCAVMKQFAFVHMRENAGALRAIEALHGHELRPGRALVVEMSRPRPLNTWKIFVGNVSAACTSQELRSLFERRGRVIECDVVKGMVPTGV, from the exons ATGAAGATATTCGTGGGCAACGTCGACGGGGCGGATACGACTCCGGAGGAGCTGGCAGCCCTCTTTGCGCCCTACGGCACGGTCATGAGCTGCGCCGTCATGAAACAGTTCGCCTTCGTGCACATGCGCGAGAACGCGGGCGCGCTGCGCGCCATCGAAGCCCTGCACGGCCACGAGCTGCGGCCGGGGCGCGCGCTCGTGGTGGAGATGTCGCGCCCAAGGCCTCTTAATACTTGGAAGATTTTCGTGGGCAATGTGTCGGCTGCATGCACGAGCCAGGAACTGCGCAGCCTCTTCGAGCGCCGCGGACGCGTCATCGAGTGTGACGTGGTGAAAG GTATGGTTCCGACCGGCGTTTAG